A window of Terriglobia bacterium genomic DNA:
CGATGATGTCATTCTCGGGTGCGCCATGCCCGAGGCGGAGCAGGGAATGAACGTTTCCCGTGTGGCCTCATTCCTTGCGGGTCTTCCCGATTCTGTGCCTGCCATGACCATCAATCGATTCTGTTCCTCCGGTCTGCAATCAATCGCTTTGAGCGCGGACCGGATCCGGACCGGCGCGGCGCAGGTGATGATCGCCGGGGGAACTGAAACCATGTCGATGATTCCGATGGGTGGACATAAGATTGTCCCCAATCCGACGCTTGTCGATACACGGCCCGGGGTCTATCTCTCCATGGGTCTGACGGCGGAAAACCTGGCGCGACAGTACTCCCTCTCACGGGAAGCCGCGGACCAGTATTCTTACGACAGCCACATGAAGGCCCTCAAAGCGATTCAAGAAGGGAAATTCAAGGAAGAGATTGTTCCCCTGACGGTCACCCTGGTAACGGCTGTGTCCTCCAACGGGACGATGAAGAAATCAGTCCGGGAAGTCAGATTTGAGACCGACGAGGGGCCCCGGCAGGACACTTCGCTGGAGTCCCTGGCCAAGCTCAAGCCGGCATTCCACACCCAGGGGACGGTAACCGCCGGAAACTCCTCGCAGATGAGTGATGGTGCGGCGGCCGTTGTGATCATGTCCGGAGAGAAAGCCGGGCAGATGGGGCTTCGACCCCTGGCCCGTTTTGTAGCGTTTGCCACGGCGGGAGTGGATCCGGAGCGCATGGGCATCGGGCCGGTCGCTGCCATTCCGAAGGCACTCGCACTGGCCGGATTGAAGCTTGCCGACATCGATTTGATCGAACTCAACGAGGCTTTTGCCGTTCAGTCGCTTGCCGTGATCCGGGAGGCAGGCCTCGATCCGGCTCGCGTCAACGTCAACGGCGGCGCCATTGCCCTCGGCCATCCGCTGGGGTGCACCGGGGCGAAGTTGACGGCCACGCTCTTGTATGAAATGAAGCGCCGTCGCTTGCGCTGCGGTATGGTCACGATGTGCGTCGGCGGCGGGATGGGCGCAGCCGGGATTTTTGAAAACTTGCAGCGATAGGTTGGGCTGTGGGGTACGCAGCACGGTCGCCCAACTTGCGTTGTCTTTTTGACAGGAAAGAGAGGACCTTATGAGTACTGCAACACATGCCACATCGACCTATGTGAGGGGCGGGAGCTGGCTGATTGGAGAGACTTCACCCCGCGAAATTTTTGCACCGGAGGATTTTTCCGATGAACAGAAATTGATGGCACAAACCGCCGAGCAGTTCATGGACCAGGAGGTGGTGCCGCGCGCTCAGGAGCTGGAAGAGAAGAAGATTGAGACCAATGTCGAGCTGCTCAAGAAAATGGCGCCGCTGGGCCTGCTGGGCATCGATGTCCCCGAGAAATTTGGCGGCATGGAGATTGACAAGGTCACCGGAATGATCCTGGCTGAAAAACTCGCCCACGAAGGTTCATTCGCCTGTTCTCATGGCAGCCATACCGGCATCGGCTCTTGGCCGATTGTCTTTTATGGCACAGAAGCACAGAAACGGAAGTACCTCCCCCGCATCTGCAATGGCGAATGGATCTCTTCTTACGCGTTGACCGAGCCGCATTGCGGCTCCGATGCGATGGCCCTCACCACCCGCGCCGACGTGAGCCCGGATGGAAAAACGTACACCCTGAACGGGACCAAGATGTTCATCACCAATGCCGGCTTTGCTGATTTGTTCATCACCTTTGCAAAGATCGGTGGGGAGAAAATCACGTGCTTCATTGTGGAAAAGAGCTTCCCCGGGGTGACGACGGGCGCCGAAGAACATAAGATGGGAATCATGGGTTCTTCCACCCGAACGCTCATCCTCGAAGAAGCCAGGGTTCCGGCCGAAAACATTCTCGGAGAAATCGGCAAGGGTCACAAAATCGCATTCAATTGCCTGAACATGGGCCGGCTCAAGCTGGGTGCCGGTGCCGTGGGCGGCTCCAAGTTCTGTATGGCGCATGCTATCCGGTATGCCAAGGAGCGCAGCGCCTTTGGCAAAGCCATTGCGGAGTTTGGTTTGATTCAACAGAAGATCGCGGAGAGCTGTGCGCGGATTTTTGCCGCCGAATCGATGACCTACCGGACGGCCGCCCTGATCGACGCCATCTTGTCGGGGGTCTCGAAGGACTCCCCGGCGGGTGCCGAGCAGGCGTTGAAGGGGATTGAGGAATATGCGACGGAGTGCTCCATCATGAAAGTGATGGGAAGCGAATACCTGGGCTATGTGTGTGATGAAGCCGTCCAGATCTATGGAGGCTACGGCTATAGCAAGGACTATCCGGTCGAGCGGTTCTACCGCGACGCCCGCATCAATCGAATTTTTGAGGGCACCAACGAGATCAACCGGCTGCTCATCCCCGGGATGCTCCTCCGTCGGGCCATGAAGGGGGATTTGCCGTTGATCTCAGCAGCTCAGAAGTTGATGGACGAGATCATGGGTTTTCCGTCCCTGGAGGAGGACAGCACGGAAGGGCTCGGGCAGGAACTGAAGTTTGTCAAGAACGCCAAGAAAATTGCCTTGATGACGGCGGGGGCCGCCGTCCAGCGCTATCGGGACAAGGTGGCGGACCAGCAAGAGGTGATGGGCCACGTCTCCAACATCATCATGGAGGTTTACGCCTGCGAATCCTCGCTGCTCCGAACCTTGAAAATGTTGGAGGCGCAAGGGCGCGACAAGGCCCGTCTGCATGTTGCCATGACTCAGCAATACATCAGTGGCGCGGCGGCGCGGGTGGATGCGGAAGCCAGGGCGGCCCTGGCGACGATCGCCGAAGGGGACCTGCTGCGAACGCAGCTGGCGGCGCTCAAACGATTCAGCAAGTACCTGCCCGTCGATACCGCCGCCACAGGCCGGTTGATTGCTCAAGCCGCCCTGGAAGCGAATGGCTGGCCCCTCAAAACACACTGAGGAAGATTCGACGTTTTTGCAGAAGGCGGCCGATGGACGCGCAGGGAGCGGGCCTGGGCACAGGACGGAGAGGATGGCGGAGCGGTAGAGGGTCCGCCCTTCAAATTTTAGAATGCAATTGCTGAACCTTCCGCTCTACAAGATCGTGGTTCCCACGCCCTTCCATGTGGGGCCGGTCAATGTCTATCTCATCACGGAGCCCGAGGTTTCGCTGATCGACGCCGGGCCCCATACCCCGGAGGCCTACGCGGCCGTCGCGTCGGGTCTGCGCGAAAGGTCCCTCCGGTTGCGGGACGTCCGCCAAATCTTCATCACCCACGGACATCCCGATCATTACGGGCAAGCGTCTTTGCTGGCGGCTGAGTCGGGAGCCCGGGTGCTGGCGTCGGATTTTGACAGCCCCCATTTTCAGCACCGGACCCATCAGGATTTTTACCTGCGTCTGTACGAGGAAGCGGCGGTTCCGCGCCGGATCATCGATCTCTTTGCGGAGGGCCTCCAATTCATCCACAGCGTGGCAAAACCGATCGCGGAATACACGCCGCTCCGGGAGGGAGACCCCCTTCAATGTGGTGACGTGGTTTTTGAAGTGATCTTTACGCCGGGACACACGCCAGGCAGTATTTGCCTTTACTCTAAGGATCGTCGCCTGGTGATTGCTGCTGACACCGTGATCAAGCGGATTACCCCCAACCCGATTCTCGATGAGGATCCGCTCGATCCCGGCAGGCGCTATCCCAGCCTGAAAAACTACCTGGCGTCGTTGGAAAAGCTTCGTCAGCTCGGCCCGCAACTCGTGTGTTCAGGACACGGGGATGATGTGGACGAATTTTCGCCCCTGTTTGCGAAGATGATGCGACATCATGAAGAACGGCAAAGCCGGGTTCTTGCGCTGCTCCACGATCAGCCAAAACCTCTCTGGACGCTCGTCAGAGATCTTTTTCCGGAAGTACGCGAAGACGGAATGTTTCTGGCCCTCTCAGAAGTGTTTGCACACGTCGATCTACTGGAAGATCGTTCGCTGGTCCGATGGATTCAAAGGGATGGGATGCGAGTGATTGAGGCAGTCAATCCGTAGCCCGGCGTCTGGACTTCATCTCAACCAGCGGCAGAGGTCGAACCGTTTCGCACGTCGAGCAGCGGCATCATGGAATAGCCCCCCAAGAGGTCTTTACGCCGTCTTTACGATGGGAAGCGTGAAATGGAACCGGCTGCCCTCGCCCAGTGTGCTGTCCACCCAAACCCGCCCTCCGTGCGCTTCGACCAGTAATTTGACGATGTAGAGTCCAAGCCCGGTCCCTTCAATGGTTCGTGTCTGCTCGTTGCGAACGCGGTAATAACGGGAGAACAGTTTCGGCAGCTCCTCCGCCGAAATGCCCATTCCCCGATCCGTCACCGTAATCTCGACCTCATCGCCCGCCTCGGTAGGCTGCGCGGCCAAGGCAATGGAGTTGCCTTCGCGGGTGTATTTGATGGCATTGCTGACGAAGTTTTCCAGGATCTCCATTACGCGCAGCTTGTCGCCCATGACCGGCGGAAGATTGGGAGCGACCTGTCGTTCGATGGGAGACTGGTGGGCGTGGGCGGCGATCTGTTCGTCAATGAGGCTCTCAATGGGGAGGGGGCCGACGTTCAGGGTAATCTCTCCGCCTTCAATCCGCGACACGGCCATCGTGTCATCAATAATGGCAACAATGCGGCGGACATTTCCCATGATGATTTGAGTGGCCTGCATCAGGCTGGGATCCGCGGGGGCCGCCTCCTGCATGAGCTCCGCGAATCCGTGGATCCCGTGCAGCGGGGACTTGACGTCGTGAGACAGGATCGACATCAGGTTCGTTTTCAACTCGTTGCTCTTGGCCAGTTCCTGGTTCACATTCTTGAGTTCCTCAATCAACAAGGCATTGCGTAGCCACAAGGAAATCAAATTGGACAGGGCTTCAGCCAGTTCCACCTCGTGGGCCGCAAAGGAGGCATTCAGTCCCATCCGGTGGACCACCACAAAGGCGAGGGCCTGGTCCTGAGGGATGAGAGGAGCGATCAAATAAGGGGAGGACCCGGCGGCATGGATCTCTTCGGCGACATGACGGGGAAGGACACGACTCGAAGACGAGGACAGGACACAAACATGCTGAGTCCGTACGGCTTCATTCAGCTCGACCAGCGCGCGGGTTGCCAGGACTTCCTCTTCCGCCTGGTTTCGTTTCAGCGCCTCCGGGGAGAAGAACCGTCGAATCCGGGCGGTTTCCTTGTCTTCAAGTTGCGGGGTCGAGGATCGGTGCTGCAATTCCACCACGGCGATCCGGCAGTCCGGGATGGCATCGAACAGGTAGCCGACCAGCTTCCGCAGTATCTCCTCGCGGTCCATCACGTTGAACAGATCCCGGTTGGCATGGAGCAGGGTCGTCAAGGCGCGGTCGTGCGAACGTAACGAGGAATGAATGACCGCGTTCCCGATGGCCACTCCGAGGTGCTCGCCCAGCCGTTCGAGCGCCTCAATCTCGGGATCTGAGGGAACAACCCCCGGCGGGGCTGCCAGGAGGAGCAGGGCGTCGACATTCCCGCCGACAATAATCGGAACCGTGATCTCCGTCGCGTTGGTGTGCAGCAGGGAGGTTTTACGGTTGCGTTCCTCGGCAATGACAATTTTGAGTTGCTTGGTCCGGACCACCAGGCCCAGGACACCCTGGCTGAATCCGGTCTGATAGTTGCGGGGAATCGGGGTGGCCACATCACCGGATTGAGCCCGCAGAAAAATCATCTTCTGCTGGGAATCCACGGTAAACAGCGCGACGTGCACGTAGCCGAGGGCGAACCGCAGACTGTCGGCGGTGATCCGGAAGATGCTGTCGTAATCGAGCGTGGACAACACGACGCGGCTGACTTCGCCCAGGGCCTGCGAGAGGTCGACGGTTGGTTTCTTTGGGGCTGGACTCTTGTCCATGTTGACGCCGCGAATGGGGCCTGAGTCGATTGCCGGAGCTTATTCAATCCCTCCGGGTTCCAAGACCACCCTCGGGATGGATGCCTTTATCCTCTGGGGATTTCCCTGCTCATTGGTACCATGTGTTTTTTGTGCCGGGCCTGAGCGCACCAAAGAAGGTTGCGAGCCACCTCCTTCTTCCGCGGCGCTGTAACGGCATTGTAAGGCGAGCAGGAAGATTGAATCAACGTAAATCTCTTTTGGTCGATCCGAAAGCCGGTCTGGATTCTCGAGAGTCTGCACAGTCTTGAAGGGAAATGCAGATCAGGCAGGTCCAGGACCCGATGCTTTTGCCGGCAAGGTCCTCCTTACGGGCACGACGAAAGCACCTTCAAGAGATGGCCTTGATCCTGTGGGGCAGACGTCCCGTCTGCCCGGGGCGGATTACATCCACTCTTCGAACCGACGGTGGGTGACACGGAATGTCACCAACCCTGTCCCGCCTCCCTGAATCCCATGGTGTGATGATCTGATAGCATGCCCCTTTCCGGACGAACCTCAACGGCCTGGCCATGGACCCTCTCGAACGAGGGGGGGGCGGTCGATGATGATTGCCAGAGGGGAAACTCTGCGCAACGTATCTCATGTCGCTGAAATGGAGACTGGAAAGACCTGGACCCAATCATCTTCTGGCCCCAATCATCCATGGTCGGACCGCGCCCACAGGTGGTCTTTAGGATTCTGGCACACGCAGGCATGCAAAGAAGCGCATGCCTGCGGCACCCACCCTCCTGTCCGCTCGGCGAGGCAAGCCGAGGATCCCCCGTCGGACGGTGCCCACAGGTGGTCTTCAGGGTAGTGGCAGACGCAGGCATGCAAAAAACGCATGCCTGCGGCACCCGCTTGGAGGACAAAAAATGATTTGGCTTTCTTGCGCGTCAAGGACAGGCCATCCGAAGCGACTGCTGGTTGCCATGGCGATGATCTTATTCACCACATTTGAACCCGGATGGACGAGCGCGAAAAGCCCGGATCCTCTGCAGCTAAAGAGTGTGCCCCTTGCAGGATTCCAGGTGACAGAGGGAGCGATCGATGTGCTGCCCAATGGCGACCTGTCTGTTTCGAGTCCGAAGATGCGGGCGGTGGTGCCCTCTGCAATATCACCGATTGCGGAGGTGCATTTCAAGTATCTGGGTCCCACTGCAGGGAGCTCGCCCCTGGGTTCGGGCGAGATGTGCCGACAGTTTGGACTGAAGCTTCGCGCCCAGGATCCGTGCAACCTCCTCTATGTCATGTGGCAAGCTGACTGGACCCGTCGGGCTGCGAACAGACAACAGCCGCCTTGAATTCCAATACTTCGTACCCGGCAAGTAGCCTCGATAGATTCCAAGAGTCGCGAACTGTCGATTTTCAGTCCTGGATTCCCTCACTCGGTTTCGCTCGGCCGCTGAAGAAAGCAGGAAGAAGCGGACTTCCGGTGCCCCCTCACTGCACTACGAAGCTCTTGGGGTCGATGGGCTGATTGAATGTGATCTTTTCAAGAACCGTCTCCCATTCCCCGAAGAATGTTGACTGTCCCACTTCAGCCGTGTAGTGGATGGTCCAACGATGGGGGAGGGTCAGTCCATCTTCCTCGCGGAAATCCTCAAACACTTCCAGCAATTCGAGGCGGTTTTCGGTCTGGCTTGAAGAGAGTTCAGGCCGGCTCGCCAGCGGGGCAGGCTGGATGATCCGGTAGATCGTGGCGATGTGACGAAAGGTGTCGGGCTCGAAGTAGAGGAAGACGTTGAGATTGCTATCCCCCTTTTTCATCTGATACCGGAGCTCATGCGCTTGTTTTCCCTCGACTTTCGCAAGACCCCGGTATTGCAGTTTCGGACCCCGCTGGTCCAACTGTGTCAGGGGCCATGCAGTTGAGAGGACCCCACCCATCAAACCTTCTTTAATAATTCCATTGTAGAGGTAGAGGAAATCCCCGAGCCTTGATCGTTTGCCGGGTCGGATGTAGCCGATTTGGACATTCTGTCCGTCAAAGGAAAAGACCTCCTCCGGATAATCTTTGGACTCGAACTTCATGTCGTATCGGAGTTTGTTGCCGTCTGAAATAAACACGGTCTGACCCAACATGGAGCCGCTACCCCCGGTCCGAACCCTCACAGTCCCGTTCCCTTCGGCGATGCATGTTTTCCGGGCCGCCAGCTTTTCCGGGGCTCCCACGGACTTGAGACTACGAGCGACCAGATCCTGGGGGTCCAGTTTGGGATCCTTTGAGACGGTGGAGACCGGATAGGCCATCAAAGCGACGAAGAAAAGCGCCAGTCCAAGGAACGATTTCTTTTGCGCAGTCATTTTCTGAGCTCCTCCTTTAGGGCGACTCTTGCTATTTTCGAATGAAAGGGCTCTTGCTGAATCCACGGCTGGAAACCTTTGAGTGTGGTAAGCGGGGTATGATAACAACGACCCCCGTATGGTAGAGCATTCTTCCGCTGATGTGAACAAGAAAAACACTCCAGGACGTAGAGCAGGCTGACTGATAGTCTATTCTGGGATTGGGATCGAGGAACAACAGCAGGTCTTTGGAGTGCTGAGATTGTTTCAGAGGGTTTGGTGTCCATTGGGCTCGCCTCCGGAAAAGTGAGGAAGCAACAACTCCAACCTTCGATCGCCTTGATCCAGGAGTGGTTTCGGAAGGTGCTGAAAAGGGATTTTCCAGGTTCAGGAAGCGAGGGTGGACTCTTGAAGGCCGTTGCTGTCATAATGTTTTGGCGAAGATAGATCAAATCCAAAAGAGTACTTTCAACAATCGGGAATGATGGACCCAAGACTGCGTTTTTCGACCCGGGTTGAGAATTACGCCCGGTACCGCCCCGGCTATCCGGAACGGATTGTCGAAATCCTCCGCAAGGAGTGCAACCTGGCTCCTGGGCTGGCGATTGCGGATATCGGTTCAGGAACAGGAATTCTGGCGGAATTATTCCTGAAGAGTGGAAACCGGGTTTACGGGGTTGAGCCAAACCGGGAAATGCGGGAAGCGGGCGAGAGATTTTTGAAGGACTATGCAAACTTTGTGAGTGTCGACGGGTCTGCCGAAGCCACCACCCTGGCACCTCACAGCGTCGATTTTGTCACTTCCGGTCAGGCTTTTCACTGGTTTGATCGCACAAAATCAGGGGAGGAGTTTGGCCGCATCTTGAAGCCTCAGGGATGGGTCGTCCTCGTGTGGAATGACAGGCGGACCGACACCACGCCATTTCTTCAAGCTTATGAGAAGCTGTTGCTCACCTATTCCATCGATTACAAGGAGGTTGACCATAAGCAGGTCGACAGCGAAGTGCTTTGCTCTTTCTTCGGCTCCACGAACTTCAAATATCAAGTCCTCAAAAACCAGCAGGTATTTGATTTCGAAAGTTTGAAGGGCCGTGTCCTCTCGTCTTCCTATGCACCCGAGAGCGGACATCCGAATTTTGAGCCGATGATGAATGAGCTTGTCACAATCTTCAGGGAGCAGCAGATCCTCGGTAAGGTCATTTTCGAGTACGACACGAGGGTGTACTACGGACAATTGCCGAGGGAGGCAAAGTGACGCGCGCTTGGGTCGGATCTTCGCGCCCCCTGTTCGCCCTTTGCGCCAGGGGGTTGGAAAGATGGGGAGCAGTTCCTTTTTTGGGATGAAGATGAAACCACCGGAAGTCATCGAAACTGCCCGGCTGCGACTGCGACAGCTCGTGCTGGAGGACGCCAATGCAATATTCGAGGAGTATGCGCAGGATCCCGAAGTGACGCGATACCTTGTGTGGCGGCCCCACCGGCACATCGATGAGACCCGGGAATTTCTGAGACGATGCTGTATCGCGTGGAAGGAGGGCTCGGCCTATCCATGGGCTATCATACGGAAAGAGGACGACCGGCTGCTGGGGACGGTGGAGATCCGAGTTGAAGGACACGCCATAAATTTGGGGTACGCGCTGGCGAAGCTTTTTTGGGGAAACGGGTATACGGCTGAAGCGATCAGGCCGATCATCGAGTGGGGCCTGAAGCAGGATGGTATTTATCGAGTCTGGGCGGTGTGTGATTTGGAGAATCAGCCCTCAGCCCGTGTGCTGGAAAAGGCAGGGATGTCCCGGGAAGGCATCCTGCGCCGATGGATCATGCTTCCGAACCGAAGCGACGAGCCGCGGGATTGTTATTGCTATGCAAAAACGAGATGAACCGCGGGATGATCGATAAGCCTCCGCCTCGAAGATGACCGCACTCAGACGGTCGAGTGGAGGGGCTTGATGGCACCCCTCCGGGTCATCGACGGCGGACGCGGCAGCGGACCAACATTGAATGAACAGTGAAACGATCGGACGGCGCCGCTGGGTGAAATGGACCCTGATTCTTCTCGGGTGGACCTTCCTGGGCGTCTTCTATGCCGGACAAACCTTTCTCATCTACGCGCGTTCCAATCATCCCACCCGGTTTGCCCGAATTCTCCCGGGCGCCCTGGTCATCTGGTACTCGTGGGCGGTCCTTTCCCCGTTCATCACCTGGCTGGCCCGACATTTCCGGATCGAACGAAAGCGGTTGCTTCGGAATCTTGCGACGCATCTTGCGGCCGGAATAATTTTCTCCTTTTTGCATCAAGCGCTTCCGATCCTCGTTTTCTCCACGGTGGACGCTGCCTCGGGGAAGCCCTTCCTGTTCTTCAGCCGACTTTTCAATTCACTTTTTTCCTTATACTTCAGCAATGATTTTTTCATCTATTGGATGATCCTGTTTGCGGTCCATGCCTTGGATTACTACCGCCGGTACCGGGAAGGAGAGCTGAAGGCCTCGCGTCTGGAGGGCCAGCTGGCCCAGGCCCAACTCCAGGCGCTCAAAATGCAACTCCATCCTCATTTCCTGTTCAATACCCTGCATGCCATTTCGGCACTGGTTCACAAGGACCCGGAAGTGGCCGACCGCATGATCGCACGTCTCAGCGATCTGTTGCGGCTGACCCTGGATAATGTCGGCGTGCAAGAGGTCCCTTTAAGACAGGAGCTGGAATTTCTCGAGCGATACCTCGATATTGAACAACAACGCTTTCAGGACCGGCTGGAGGTGCGGTTGGAGGTAGACCCGCTGACCCTGGATGCGATGGTTCCCAACCTGATTCTACAACCCCTGGTTGAAAACGCCATTCGGCATGGAATCGCACAGCGTTCATCGACCGGCCGGGTTGAAGTTCGGGCGAGACGGGAAGACGGCCGGCTGCGGCTCGAAGTGCGTGACGATGGATCCGGACTCACCGGAGAGGTGGGCGAGAACGTGAAGGAGGGGATCGGTCTGGGAAACACCCGGACGCGGTTGCAGCAACTCTATGGCGCCGCGCACCAGTTCGACCTCTTCAACTCATCCAACGGCGGGCTCGTGGTGAGGTTGATGATTCCATTCCGCGCGGAGTCCCAGGGCGGACAAAAGGTGCATCCTGATGAGGATTCGAGTCCTGATCGTTGATGATGAAGTGCTGGCCCGCGAAAGGATCCGCGACTTGCTCCGGGGCCAACCGGAGTTCGAGATTGCCGGGGAATGCGCCAATGGCCGTGACGCCGTCCAGAAGATTTTGGAACTCGCACCCGACTTGCTTTTCCTGGATGTTCAGATGCCCGGACTGAACGGGTTGGACGTCTTGGAAGCGGTCGGCCCGCGGCACATGCCCGTGGTGATTTTCGTGACGGCCTATGATCAATATGCGCTGAAGGCCTTCGAGGTGCACGCGCTCGACTACCTTTTGAAGCCGTTTGACCGGCCCCGCTTTCAGAAGTCTCTTCAGCGCGCGCGCACCCAGATCGAGCGGCAGAGGAATGGGGATCTCAATGACCGCTTAATGGAGTTGCTGGAGGAGGTGAAGGGGACCCGGAAATTTCTGGACCGGCTGGTTGTGAAAGACGCCGGCCGGATTTTCTTCCTGAAGGCAGACGAAATCGACTGGGTTGAGTCGGCGGGGAACTATCTCCGGCTTCACGTCGGGAAGGAATCCCATCTTCTTCGCGAGACCATGGGACGGTTCGAACGTCAGCTCGATCCCAGTCAATTCCTGCGCATTCATCGGTCCACCATCGCCAACATCGAGCGGGTCAAGGAATTCCGCCCGCTGTTTCATGGGGAATATGCCGTCGTTCTGCACGGCGGGCGTCAGTTGACGCTGAGTCGTGCCTATCGCGGGAGACTGGATGAACATTTGCGGAAGGGGCGTTGAAGCTCCTGGTGTTCATCACACTCTTCCGCTCGACGATCCCCGATAATCAGCAATCCATCCCAAATCGGTTGCCGCCCGCGGGCCTAGATGGTAGATTCCCGTCATATCTCATTACACGCTTGAAAGGGGACACTCGTCGCGATGACCAAGACCCATCTCGTTCGGTCGTTCAGTCTTGTTGTGCTCGCCACCGTGCTATCCATGAAACCGGGCCCCCATGGTCCCGGCCTGGCCCTGCCTCGGGGTTCCGGGTCGATGGCAGAGCAGGACAAGCCCGCAGCGTCGCAGGAGAAGACGGCGGCACAGCAGTATAAAAACATCCAGGTGTTCAAGGACCTGCCCGCATCCCAGTTGATCGGGGCCATGCAATTCATCTCAGCTTCCCTGGGGGTGGGTTGCGATTATTGCCATGTCACCGCCGAGCGCGGCAATTGGCCGATGGAAAAGGACGACAAGAAGACCAAGCAGACCGCTCGCAAAATGATCCTGATGATGCGCGAAATCAATGGCGCAAATTTTGAAGGAAAGCTCGTGGTTAACTGCACCAGCTGTCACCAGGGGAGATCGCGGCCTTTGCCCATTCCTCCTCTCAAGGGGGGCATTCTGGTGTCGTGGAATCCGAGGGCGGCCAACTCGAACCCGCCGGAATCCCTGCCGACGACAGATCAGGTCATCGACAATTATGTCCGGGCCCTGGGGGGTGCGGACGCCTTGGCGAAGATCAAGACGACGGTGCTTCAGGGATCAATACAGTTTTCCAATGGAAAATTGCTGCCGATGGAGGTCTCCGCCGTAGCTCCCAATAAGGTGCTGTGGACGCTCACCACTCCGAACGGGACGATTTATCGGGGATTCAACGGACGGGTTGGTTGGGTCAAGAGCAATGAAACAGTCCACCCGCTCACCGGATCGGACCTGGCGCAACTCAAGCGAAGAGCGGAGTTCAATGAAGAGACCCGCTTCAAAGAGCTGTATCCCAAGAGATCACTGCGCGAGAAGGAAACGATCGACGGCCACGAAGCTTACGTGATGGAAGCCACGGGAGTCGATGGGGTTCAGGAGAAAATGCTTTTTGACGTCCAGAGCGGGCTCCTGCTCCGGAGGATCATCTTCAATGAAACCCCGCTCGGCCTGCTCCCCAGCCAAACCGATTATGAAGATTACCGGGATGTAGAGGGGATCAAACAGCCGTTTACAGTCCGGACGACCGGGCCGACCCTCGTTCAGACCGAGAAACTCACTGAAATCAAATTCAACCAGCCCCTCGACG
This region includes:
- a CDS encoding MBL fold metallo-hydrolase, with the translated sequence MQLLNLPLYKIVVPTPFHVGPVNVYLITEPEVSLIDAGPHTPEAYAAVASGLRERSLRLRDVRQIFITHGHPDHYGQASLLAAESGARVLASDFDSPHFQHRTHQDFYLRLYEEAAVPRRIIDLFAEGLQFIHSVAKPIAEYTPLREGDPLQCGDVVFEVIFTPGHTPGSICLYSKDRRLVIAADTVIKRITPNPILDEDPLDPGRRYPSLKNYLASLEKLRQLGPQLVCSGHGDDVDEFSPLFAKMMRHHEERQSRVLALLHDQPKPLWTLVRDLFPEVREDGMFLALSEVFAHVDLLEDRSLVRWIQRDGMRVIEAVNP
- a CDS encoding class I SAM-dependent methyltransferase, producing MDPRLRFSTRVENYARYRPGYPERIVEILRKECNLAPGLAIADIGSGTGILAELFLKSGNRVYGVEPNREMREAGERFLKDYANFVSVDGSAEATTLAPHSVDFVTSGQAFHWFDRTKSGEEFGRILKPQGWVVLVWNDRRTDTTPFLQAYEKLLLTYSIDYKEVDHKQVDSEVLCSFFGSTNFKYQVLKNQQVFDFESLKGRVLSSSYAPESGHPNFEPMMNELVTIFREQQILGKVIFEYDTRVYYGQLPREAK
- a CDS encoding acyl-CoA dehydrogenase family protein — translated: MSTATHATSTYVRGGSWLIGETSPREIFAPEDFSDEQKLMAQTAEQFMDQEVVPRAQELEEKKIETNVELLKKMAPLGLLGIDVPEKFGGMEIDKVTGMILAEKLAHEGSFACSHGSHTGIGSWPIVFYGTEAQKRKYLPRICNGEWISSYALTEPHCGSDAMALTTRADVSPDGKTYTLNGTKMFITNAGFADLFITFAKIGGEKITCFIVEKSFPGVTTGAEEHKMGIMGSSTRTLILEEARVPAENILGEIGKGHKIAFNCLNMGRLKLGAGAVGGSKFCMAHAIRYAKERSAFGKAIAEFGLIQQKIAESCARIFAAESMTYRTAALIDAILSGVSKDSPAGAEQALKGIEEYATECSIMKVMGSEYLGYVCDEAVQIYGGYGYSKDYPVERFYRDARINRIFEGTNEINRLLIPGMLLRRAMKGDLPLISAAQKLMDEIMGFPSLEEDSTEGLGQELKFVKNAKKIALMTAGAAVQRYRDKVADQQEVMGHVSNIIMEVYACESSLLRTLKMLEAQGRDKARLHVAMTQQYISGAAARVDAEARAALATIAEGDLLRTQLAALKRFSKYLPVDTAATGRLIAQAALEANGWPLKTH
- a CDS encoding acetyl-CoA C-acyltransferase, translating into MNEAVIVSAVRTAVGKAPRGTLKDTRPDDMAGAVMREAMARVPGFSVGEVDDVILGCAMPEAEQGMNVSRVASFLAGLPDSVPAMTINRFCSSGLQSIALSADRIRTGAAQVMIAGGTETMSMIPMGGHKIVPNPTLVDTRPGVYLSMGLTAENLARQYSLSREAADQYSYDSHMKALKAIQEGKFKEEIVPLTVTLVTAVSSNGTMKKSVREVRFETDEGPRQDTSLESLAKLKPAFHTQGTVTAGNSSQMSDGAAAVVIMSGEKAGQMGLRPLARFVAFATAGVDPERMGIGPVAAIPKALALAGLKLADIDLIELNEAFAVQSLAVIREAGLDPARVNVNGGAIALGHPLGCTGAKLTATLLYEMKRRRLRCGMVTMCVGGGMGAAGIFENLQR
- a CDS encoding GNAT family N-acetyltransferase, producing MKPPEVIETARLRLRQLVLEDANAIFEEYAQDPEVTRYLVWRPHRHIDETREFLRRCCIAWKEGSAYPWAIIRKEDDRLLGTVEIRVEGHAINLGYALAKLFWGNGYTAEAIRPIIEWGLKQDGIYRVWAVCDLENQPSARVLEKAGMSREGILRRWIMLPNRSDEPRDCYCYAKTR
- a CDS encoding GAF domain-containing protein, with product MDKSPAPKKPTVDLSQALGEVSRVVLSTLDYDSIFRITADSLRFALGYVHVALFTVDSQQKMIFLRAQSGDVATPIPRNYQTGFSQGVLGLVVRTKQLKIVIAEERNRKTSLLHTNATEITVPIIVGGNVDALLLLAAPPGVVPSDPEIEALERLGEHLGVAIGNAVIHSSLRSHDRALTTLLHANRDLFNVMDREEILRKLVGYLFDAIPDCRIAVVELQHRSSTPQLEDKETARIRRFFSPEALKRNQAEEEVLATRALVELNEAVRTQHVCVLSSSSSRVLPRHVAEEIHAAGSSPYLIAPLIPQDQALAFVVVHRMGLNASFAAHEVELAEALSNLISLWLRNALLIEELKNVNQELAKSNELKTNLMSILSHDVKSPLHGIHGFAELMQEAAPADPSLMQATQIIMGNVRRIVAIIDDTMAVSRIEGGEITLNVGPLPIESLIDEQIAAHAHQSPIERQVAPNLPPVMGDKLRVMEILENFVSNAIKYTREGNSIALAAQPTEAGDEVEITVTDRGMGISAEELPKLFSRYYRVRNEQTRTIEGTGLGLYIVKLLVEAHGGRVWVDSTLGEGSRFHFTLPIVKTA